One segment of Osmerus mordax isolate fOsmMor3 chromosome 28, fOsmMor3.pri, whole genome shotgun sequence DNA contains the following:
- the kdm2ba gene encoding lysine (K)-specific demethylase 2Ba isoform X1, whose protein sequence is MAMSLSADDEDYDSESEQQRAANRPKPKMGTPAAVKLPSNRSSSGARRRRTRCRKCEACLRTECGECHFCKDMKKFGGPGRMKQSCIMRQCIAPVLPHTAVCVVCGEAGKEDTQEEEEDKFNVMLMECSICNEIVHPNCLKVKDTSGVVNEELPNCWECPKCNYAGKTGKVCKQKRGPGFKYASNLPGSLLREQKAAKEEADAGGSVRRREETPRHRLDEPVGRQPPLLSPSCLPRPRPEDKLRKKRKLFDDDEEEDLGVRKKGKSADPLFPKLLHQIKTEEEDQEEEDEEEEEDEEEREPFYRRVLERDEADDEEDSKADLPSPHLKTPFLDSDQSHCSSPRAGPSSEGGSETQEKGPRPKARRKRRIPNKELSKELSKALNQEIQKTEESLANENRQPLKEEPESENEEPKRPFRNGGGGDLGGERPHLRTREMNGTPWELRHFYPSQITPLGFNRSSPATRPLPPRSPPKCVQMERHVIRPPPISPPPDRLPLTDGKTHAMQREVWMKIFGYLPHKELCVNMRVCKTWNRWCCDKRLWTRIDLNRCKAISPLMLSGIIRRQPVSLDLSWTNISKKQLSWLINRLPGLRVLLLSGCSWVAVSALCTSSCPPLRTLDVQWVEGLKDAQMRDLLSPPTDNRPGQMDNRCKLRNIVDLRLAGLDITDASLRLIIRQMPSLSSLDLSYCNHINDQSVNLLTAAGTTTRDSLTVVNLSVCNRVTDHSLTFFKRCGSICQIDLRYCKQVTKTACERFIAEMSVSVQFGLKEDKLLQKLS, encoded by the exons ATGGCCATGTCACTGAGTGCGGACGATGAGGATTACGATTCAGAATCTGAACAG CAACGGGCAGCCAATCGGCCAAAGCCCAAGATGGGGACGCCAGCTGCCGTCAAGCTGCCGTCCAATCGCAGCTCGTCTGGTGCGAGGCGCCGGCGGACACGCTGTCGGAAGTGTGAGGCATGCCTGCGGACCGAGTGTGGCGAGTGTCACTTCTGCAAAGACATGAAGAAGTTTGGAGGTCCGGGTCGCATGAAGCAGTCATGTATCATGAGGCAGTGCATCGCG CCTGTTCTTCCCCACACggccgtgtgtgtggtgtgtggtgaggcAGGCAAGGAGGAcacgcaggaggaggaagaggacaagttCAATGTCATGCTCATGGAGTGCTCCATCTGCAATGAGATAGTTCACCCCAACTGTCTCAAG GTTAAAGATACTTCGGGCGTGGTGAACGAAGAGCTCCCTAACTGTTGGGAGTGTCCCAAATGCAATTATGCCGGGAAAACTGGAAAA gTCTGCAAGCAAAAaagaggtccagggttcaagtacGCCTCCAACCTCCCAGGCTCCCTGCTGAGGGAGCAGAAGGCCGCCAAGGAGGAGGCGGATGCGGGGGGCTCGGtccggaggagggaggagaccccCAGGCACCGGCTGGACGAGCCCGTCGGCCGACAGCCGCCTCTCCTGTCGCCCAGCTGCTTGCCTCGGCCCCGACCGGAGGACAAactgaggaagaagaggaagctgtTCGACGACGATGAGGAAGAGGACCTCGGCGTGAGGAAGAAG GGCAAGTCAGCTGATCCTCTCTTCCCCAAACTTCTCCATCAAATCAAGACGGAGGAAGAGgaccaagaggaggaggatgaggaagaggaggaggatgaggaggagcggGAACCTTTCTACCGGCGTGTCCTTGAAAGGGACGAAGCTGACGATGAAGAGGACAGCAAGGCCGACCTGCCGAGTCCCCACCTCAAGACGCCTTTTCTGGACAGCGACCAATCGCACTGCAGCTCCCCCCGGGCGGGGCCCAGCAGCGAGGGCGGCAGCGAAACCCAGGAGAAGGGCCCGCGGCCCAAAGCCCGCCGCAAGCGCCGCATCCCCAACAAGGAGCTGAGCAAGGAGCTGAGCAAAGCCCTCAACCAGGAGATCCAGAAGACCGAAGAGTCCCTGGCCAATGAGAACCGCCAGCCCCTCAAGGAGGAGCCCGAGAGCGAGAACGAGGAGCCCAAGAGGCCCTTCCGGAACGGCGGCGGCGGCGACCTGGGAGGTGAGCGGCCCCACCTCAGGACCAGGGAGATGAACGGCACCCCCTGGGAGCTGCGCCACTTCTACCCCAGTCAGATCACCCCTCTGGGCTTCAACAGGAGCTCCCCCGCCACCCGGCCCCTGCCCCCGCGCTCCCCGCCCAAGTGTGTCCAAATGGAGAGACACGTCATCCGCCCGCCCCCCATCAGCCCCCCTCCGGACAGGCTGCCCCTCACGGACGGCAAGACCCACGCCATGCAGAGGGAGGTCTGGATGAAGATCTTCGGGTACCTCCCTCACAAGGAGCTGTGTGTCAACATGCGGGTCTGCAAGACCTGGAACAGATG GTGCTGTGACAAAAGGCTGTGGACCCGGATTGACCTGAATCGCTGCAAGGCCATCTCACCGCTCATGCTCAGTGGGATCATCCGCAGACAGCCCGTCTCCCTGGATCTCAGCTGGACCAACATCTCCAAGAAGCAACTCAGCTGGCTCATCAACCGATTACCAG gtctGAGGGTGCTGCTGTTGTCGGGCTGCTCCTGGGTAGCCGTGTCGGCCCTGTGCACCTCCAGCTGCCCTCCGCTCCGCACCCTGGACGTCCAGTGGGTGGAGGGGCTCAAAGACGCCCAGATGAGAGACCTGCTGTCCCCCCCGACAGACAACAGACCAG GTCAGATGGACAACCGCTGTAAGCTGAGGAACATAGTGGACCTGCGCCTGGCCGGCCTGGACATCACCGACGCGTCTCTGCGTCTCATCATCCGACAGATGCCTTCCCTGTCCAGCCTGGACCTCAGCTACTGCAACCACATCAACGACCAGTCGGTCAACCTGCTGACGGCGGCAGGTACCACCACCAGAGACTCCCTAACAGTCGTCAACCTGTCAG TGTGTAACAGGGTGACAGACCACTCCCTCACCTTTTTCAAGCGCTGTGGAAGCATCTGTCAAATCGACCTCCGCTACTGCAAACAGGTGACCAAGACAGCCTGCGAACGTTTCAtagcggagatgtctgtgagtgtgcagTTCGGACTGAAGGAAGATAAATTGCTGCAGAAGCTCAGCTAG
- the kdm2ba gene encoding lysine (K)-specific demethylase 2Ba isoform X2: MAMSLSADDEDYDSESEQQRAANRPKPKMGTPAAVKLPSNRSSSGARRRRTRCRKCEACLRTECGECHFCKDMKKFGGPGRMKQSCIMRQCIAPVLPHTAVCVVCGEAGKEDTQEEEEDKFNVMLMECSICNEIVHPNCLKVKDTSGVVNEELPNCWECPKCNYAGKTGKQKRGPGFKYASNLPGSLLREQKAAKEEADAGGSVRRREETPRHRLDEPVGRQPPLLSPSCLPRPRPEDKLRKKRKLFDDDEEEDLGVRKKGKSADPLFPKLLHQIKTEEEDQEEEDEEEEEDEEEREPFYRRVLERDEADDEEDSKADLPSPHLKTPFLDSDQSHCSSPRAGPSSEGGSETQEKGPRPKARRKRRIPNKELSKELSKALNQEIQKTEESLANENRQPLKEEPESENEEPKRPFRNGGGGDLGGERPHLRTREMNGTPWELRHFYPSQITPLGFNRSSPATRPLPPRSPPKCVQMERHVIRPPPISPPPDRLPLTDGKTHAMQREVWMKIFGYLPHKELCVNMRVCKTWNRWCCDKRLWTRIDLNRCKAISPLMLSGIIRRQPVSLDLSWTNISKKQLSWLINRLPGLRVLLLSGCSWVAVSALCTSSCPPLRTLDVQWVEGLKDAQMRDLLSPPTDNRPGQMDNRCKLRNIVDLRLAGLDITDASLRLIIRQMPSLSSLDLSYCNHINDQSVNLLTAAGTTTRDSLTVVNLSVCNRVTDHSLTFFKRCGSICQIDLRYCKQVTKTACERFIAEMSVSVQFGLKEDKLLQKLS; the protein is encoded by the exons ATGGCCATGTCACTGAGTGCGGACGATGAGGATTACGATTCAGAATCTGAACAG CAACGGGCAGCCAATCGGCCAAAGCCCAAGATGGGGACGCCAGCTGCCGTCAAGCTGCCGTCCAATCGCAGCTCGTCTGGTGCGAGGCGCCGGCGGACACGCTGTCGGAAGTGTGAGGCATGCCTGCGGACCGAGTGTGGCGAGTGTCACTTCTGCAAAGACATGAAGAAGTTTGGAGGTCCGGGTCGCATGAAGCAGTCATGTATCATGAGGCAGTGCATCGCG CCTGTTCTTCCCCACACggccgtgtgtgtggtgtgtggtgaggcAGGCAAGGAGGAcacgcaggaggaggaagaggacaagttCAATGTCATGCTCATGGAGTGCTCCATCTGCAATGAGATAGTTCACCCCAACTGTCTCAAG GTTAAAGATACTTCGGGCGTGGTGAACGAAGAGCTCCCTAACTGTTGGGAGTGTCCCAAATGCAATTATGCCGGGAAAACTGGAAAA CAAAAaagaggtccagggttcaagtacGCCTCCAACCTCCCAGGCTCCCTGCTGAGGGAGCAGAAGGCCGCCAAGGAGGAGGCGGATGCGGGGGGCTCGGtccggaggagggaggagaccccCAGGCACCGGCTGGACGAGCCCGTCGGCCGACAGCCGCCTCTCCTGTCGCCCAGCTGCTTGCCTCGGCCCCGACCGGAGGACAAactgaggaagaagaggaagctgtTCGACGACGATGAGGAAGAGGACCTCGGCGTGAGGAAGAAG GGCAAGTCAGCTGATCCTCTCTTCCCCAAACTTCTCCATCAAATCAAGACGGAGGAAGAGgaccaagaggaggaggatgaggaagaggaggaggatgaggaggagcggGAACCTTTCTACCGGCGTGTCCTTGAAAGGGACGAAGCTGACGATGAAGAGGACAGCAAGGCCGACCTGCCGAGTCCCCACCTCAAGACGCCTTTTCTGGACAGCGACCAATCGCACTGCAGCTCCCCCCGGGCGGGGCCCAGCAGCGAGGGCGGCAGCGAAACCCAGGAGAAGGGCCCGCGGCCCAAAGCCCGCCGCAAGCGCCGCATCCCCAACAAGGAGCTGAGCAAGGAGCTGAGCAAAGCCCTCAACCAGGAGATCCAGAAGACCGAAGAGTCCCTGGCCAATGAGAACCGCCAGCCCCTCAAGGAGGAGCCCGAGAGCGAGAACGAGGAGCCCAAGAGGCCCTTCCGGAACGGCGGCGGCGGCGACCTGGGAGGTGAGCGGCCCCACCTCAGGACCAGGGAGATGAACGGCACCCCCTGGGAGCTGCGCCACTTCTACCCCAGTCAGATCACCCCTCTGGGCTTCAACAGGAGCTCCCCCGCCACCCGGCCCCTGCCCCCGCGCTCCCCGCCCAAGTGTGTCCAAATGGAGAGACACGTCATCCGCCCGCCCCCCATCAGCCCCCCTCCGGACAGGCTGCCCCTCACGGACGGCAAGACCCACGCCATGCAGAGGGAGGTCTGGATGAAGATCTTCGGGTACCTCCCTCACAAGGAGCTGTGTGTCAACATGCGGGTCTGCAAGACCTGGAACAGATG GTGCTGTGACAAAAGGCTGTGGACCCGGATTGACCTGAATCGCTGCAAGGCCATCTCACCGCTCATGCTCAGTGGGATCATCCGCAGACAGCCCGTCTCCCTGGATCTCAGCTGGACCAACATCTCCAAGAAGCAACTCAGCTGGCTCATCAACCGATTACCAG gtctGAGGGTGCTGCTGTTGTCGGGCTGCTCCTGGGTAGCCGTGTCGGCCCTGTGCACCTCCAGCTGCCCTCCGCTCCGCACCCTGGACGTCCAGTGGGTGGAGGGGCTCAAAGACGCCCAGATGAGAGACCTGCTGTCCCCCCCGACAGACAACAGACCAG GTCAGATGGACAACCGCTGTAAGCTGAGGAACATAGTGGACCTGCGCCTGGCCGGCCTGGACATCACCGACGCGTCTCTGCGTCTCATCATCCGACAGATGCCTTCCCTGTCCAGCCTGGACCTCAGCTACTGCAACCACATCAACGACCAGTCGGTCAACCTGCTGACGGCGGCAGGTACCACCACCAGAGACTCCCTAACAGTCGTCAACCTGTCAG TGTGTAACAGGGTGACAGACCACTCCCTCACCTTTTTCAAGCGCTGTGGAAGCATCTGTCAAATCGACCTCCGCTACTGCAAACAGGTGACCAAGACAGCCTGCGAACGTTTCAtagcggagatgtctgtgagtgtgcagTTCGGACTGAAGGAAGATAAATTGCTGCAGAAGCTCAGCTAG
- the rnf34a gene encoding E3 ubiquitin-protein ligase RNF34a, with protein sequence MWASCCGLLNEVMGTGAVRGQQPGFGAGAGPFRFAPSAGYSTYPPTTSGSPSLVCKACGQAFSVFRRKHVCCECKKSFCSLCSVLRDNQRTCATCHLLKGTAFQRPLLMRLRVKDLRQYLVLRNVPTDTCREKQDLVDLVLCHQGAGGAEEEEDDLDRASLSSRVLYTPPPSAAHSASELTALAVSQGEALSPSDSTGTNQDLGDVTSFSLLNLEPSEHTPEVSPQTRRQARASLSDISSHRDIEGLSVRQLKEILARNFVNFSGCCEKWELVERVGRLYREAEDNRKPVENVSTAVTADGERSQLTSHDDSLCRICMDAVIDCVLLECGHMVTCTKCGKRMSECPICRQYVVRAVHVFKS encoded by the exons ATGTGGGCTTCGTGCTGTGGTCTGCTGAATGAAGTCATGGGCACGGGGGCGGTACGAGGCCAGCAGCCCGGGTTCGGAGCGGGAGCGGGACCCTTTCGATTTGCCCCCAGCGCGGGCTACTCCACATACCCACCCACAACCTCAGGGAGCCCCAGCCTGGTGTGCAAGGCCTGTGGACAGGCCTTCTCTGTGTTCCGAAGAAAG catgTTTGCTGCGAATGCAAGAAGAGCTTCTGCTCGCTGTGCTCCGTGCTCCGGGACAACCAGCGCACCTGTGCCACCTGTCACCTGCTGAAGGGCACGGCCTTCCAGCGCCCGCTGCTCATGCGCCTGCGCGTCAAAGACCTGCGCCAGTACCTGGTGCTGCGCAACGTGCCCACCGACACCTGCAGGGAGAAGCAGGACCTGGTGGACCTGGTGCTGTGTCaccagggggccgggggggcggaggaggaggaggacgacctCGACAGGGCCAGCCTCAGCTCCCGCGTCCTCTACACCCCGCCTCCGTCGGCGGCGCACTCGGCGTCCGAGCTGACCGCCCTCGCCGTGTCTCAGGGGGAGGCGCTCAGCCCGAGTGACAGCACAGGGACCAATCAG GATCTAGGCGATGTtacgtctttctccctcttgaaCTTGGAACCCAGTGAACACACTCCAGAG gtgaGCCCTCAGACACGGAGGCAGGCCCGGGCCTCCCTCTCCGACATCTCCAGCCACAGGGACATCGAGGGTCTGTCTGTCCGGCAGCTGAAGGAGATCCTGGCCAGGAACTTTGTCAACTTCTCAGGGTGCTGTGAGAAGTGGGAGCTTGTGGAGCGCGTGGgcaggctgtacagggaggctgaggacaaCAGGAAGCCAG TGGAAAACGTGAGCACGGCTGTCACTGCAG ACGGCGAGCGATCTCAGCTGACCAGCCACGACGACAGCCTGTGCAGGATCTGCATGGACGCCGTCATCGACTGCGTGCTCCTGGAGTGCGGTCACATGGTCACCTGCACCAAGTGTGGCAAGAGGATGAGCGAGTGCCCCATCTGCAGGCAGTACGTGGTGAGGGCCGTGCACGTCTTCAAGTCTTAA